From the genome of Spinacia oleracea cultivar Varoflay chromosome 2, BTI_SOV_V1, whole genome shotgun sequence, one region includes:
- the LOC110778313 gene encoding protein unc-13 homolog — protein MVNAMEIPRSVIGELGAGITSSELRETAYEILIGACRSSTGSKPLTYIPQSERNTSTDRDRSTSSLTTSPSLQRSLTSAAASKVKKALGISSGGRRKGGERKSGGTVGEMIRVQMRVSEQIDSRVRRAFLRIAAGQLGRRIESIVVPLELLQQLKQSDFPNQQEFEAFQKRSLKLLEAGLLLYPYVPLDKSDNGAQRLKQIIRGASEKPIMETGKNSEFMQVLRTVVMTLSCRSFDDQASNMCHWADGFPLNLHIYQVLLEACFDVDDETSIIEEVDEVLELIKKTWVILGMNQELHNLCFLWTLFHRYVETGEIEDDLLFAASNLLAEVENDAKTMKDVDYSKVLSSSLSAMLGWAEKQLLTYHDTFSSGNVELMQSVATLAVTSAKILVEDISHEYRKKRKEVNVARDRVETYIRSSIRTAFAQKMEKINLSKSSSKNLQNQIPVLSLLAQEVTDLALSEKEIYSPIFKRWHPLSAGVAAATLHVCFANELKQFVARINELTPDAVQVLLAADRLEKQLVQVAVEDAVESDDGGKSIIKEMPPYDTEAVIGTLVKSWIRTRVDRLKEWVDNYLKQEVWNVQANKERVAPSLIEVLRIVDETLEAFFLLPIPMQPALVTDLTISLDRCLQHYILKAKSGCGTRKSYLPSLPGLTRCSAGSKFFKKKEKSQVPMRRSQVGSTNVGDLFGISQLCVRINSMQRIRSGVDALEKRTITYLKSSGSADYKGTKFELSIAASFEAIHELSEITSYKIVFQELSHVLWDGLYVGEVSSSRIELFLQELEHYLETIATTVHDRVRTRLITEVMKASFEGFLLVLVAGGPSRSFTQQDSVIIEEDFKSLCDLFWSNGDGLPSEVIDRFATTLKTILPVLRIDTESLIEQLKQAIMQSYDSSAAKSRLPLPPTTGEWDVTEPNTLLRILCHRDDELAAKFLKRTYGLPTKLS, from the exons ATGGTAAATGCAATGGAAATTCCGCGGAGTGTAATTGGTGAATTGGGTGCAGGTATTACATCATCGGAGCTCCGAGAAACAGCGTACGAGATCTTAATTGGAGCATGTCGGAGCTCTACCGGGTCAAAGCCATTGACTTACATCCCTCAATCGGAACGGAATACGTCAACGGATAGGGATAGGAGTACATCATCGTTGACGACATCGCCGTCGTTGCAGAGGTCATTGACGTCCGCTGCGGCGAGTAAAGTGAAGAAGGCGCTTGGGATAAGTAGTGGAGGTAGGAGaaaaggaggagagaggaaatCAGGGGGGACTGTGGGAGAGATGATCAGGGTTCAAATGAGGGTTTCGGAGCAAATTGATTCTAGGGTTCGTAGGGCTTTTCTTAGAATTGCTGCTGGTCAG TTAGGAAGACGGATAGAATCAATTGTAGTGCCGTTGGAGCTATTGCAGCAGTTGAAGCAATCAGATTTTCCTAACCAGCAAGAGTTTGAGGCATTCCAGAAGAGAAGCTTGAAGTTACTAGAAGCTGGGCTTCTCCTCTATCCTTATGTTCCCTTGGATAAGTCAGACAATGGTGCCCAGCGGCTGAAACAGATCATTCGAGGAGCCTCTGAGAAGCCTATTATGGAAACTGGAAAGAATAGCGAGTTTATGCAGGTTCTTCGAACTGTTGTGATGACACTTTCGTGCAGATCCTTTGATGATCAGGCTTCAAATATGTGTCATTGGGCAGATGGATTCCCATTGAATCTTCATATATACCAGGTGCTTCTTGAGGCTTGTTTTGATGTAGATGATGAGACTTCTATTATTGAAGAAGTAGATGAGGttttagaacttatcaaaaagACTTGGGTGATTCTTGGCATGAATCAAGAGTTGCATAACCTTTGTTTTTTGTGGACTCTCTTTCATCGTTATGTGGAGACCGGTGAAATTGAAGACGACCTCTTGTTTGCAGCTAGCAATCTCTTAGCTGAAGTTGAAAATGATGCCAAGACTATGAAAGATGTTGACTATTCCAAGGTTTTGAGTTCTTCTTTAAGTGCAATGTTGGGATGGGCAGAGAAGCAGTTGTTGACCTACCATGATACTTTTAGCAGTGGTAATGTCGAATTGATGCAAAGTGTTGCTACTTTGGCGGTAACCTCAGCTAAAATACTGGTGGAAGACATCTCTCACGAGTATCGCAAGAAGAGGAAAGAAGTTAATGTGGCTCGTGACAGGGTTGAAACCTACATCAGATCGTCTATTCGGACTGCTTTTGCTCAG AAAATGGAGAAGATCAACTTGAGCAAATCGTCATCTAAAAATCTGCAAAATCAAATACCTGTTCTTTCACTCCTTGCACAAGAAGTCACTGATTTGGCACTTAGTGAAAAGGAGATATACAGCCCTATATTTAAAAGATGGCACCCTCTATCGGCAGGTGTAGCTGCCGCGACTCTTCATGTTTGCTTTGCCAATGAGCTGAAGCAATTTGTTGCTCGCATTAATGAGTTAACACCTGATGCTGTGCAAGTACTCTTAGCCGCTGATAGGTTGGAAAAGCAACTTGTACAAGTTGCAGTTGAAGATGCTGTGGAAAGTGATGATGGTGGCAAGTCAATAATCAAGGAAATGCCTCCCTATGACACGGAAGCTGTTATAGGGACATTAGTGAAATCTTGGATAAGGACCAGAGTTGACAGATTGAAAGAATGGGTtgataactatcttaaacaagAG GTGTGGAATGTACAAGCAAATAAGGAGCGAGTTGCGCCCTCTCTTATTGAAGTTTTGCGTATTGTGGATGAAACTCTGGAAGCATTCTTCCTGTTACCAATACCTATGCAGCCTGCACTGGTAACTGATTTGACCATCAGTCTGGACCGATGTTTACAGCATTACATCCTGAAGGCAAAATCTGGTTGTG GGACTAGAAAAAGTTACTTGCCTAGCTTGCCTGGTTTAACGAGATGTTCAGCTGGCTCTAAGTTCTTCAAGAAGAAAGAAAAGTCACAAGTACCGATGAGAAGATCGCAGGTTGGAAGTACAAATGTGGGAGATCTTTTTGGGATATCACAGTTATGTGTCCGTATTAACTCAATGCAGCGTATTCGCTCTGGAGTTGATGCTTTGGAAAAAAGAACCATTACCTATCTAAAAAGTTCAGGATCTGCTGACTATAAAGGGACCAAGTTTGAACTTTCCATTGCTGCATCTTTTGAAGCGATCCATGAACTCAGCGAAATAACCAGTTACAAGATTGTTTTCCAAGAGTTGAGTCATGTTTTGTGGGACGGTTTATATGTTGGTGAGGTTTCATCATCTAGAATCGAGCTTTTCCTTCAGGAACTGGAGCATTACTTAGAAACTATCGCAACAACGGTGCATGATAGAGTTAGAACCCGTCTCATCACCGAGGTTATGAAAGCTTCGTTTGAAGGGTTTTTGTTAGTTTTGGTTGCTGGAGGCCCTTCTCGGTCTTTTACTCAACAAGATTCCGTCATAATTGAAGAGGATTTCAAGTCCCTTTGTGATTTGTTTTGGTCAAACGGGGATGGTTTGCCTTCTGAAGTGATTGACAGGTTTGCAACAACTTTGAAAACGATCCTCCCTGTTCTCCGTATTGACACAGAGAGCTTGATTGAGCAATTGAAGCAAGCAATAATGCAGAGCTATGACTCTTCTGCTGCTAAGTCCAGACTACCTTTGCCTCCAACGACTGGGGAGTGGGACGTAACTGAGCCAAATACACTTCTAAGAATACTTTGTCACCGAGATGATGAATTGGCAGCAAAGTTTCTCAAGAGAACCTATGGTCTGCCCACAAAGCTGAGTTAA